A DNA window from Hydractinia symbiolongicarpus strain clone_291-10 chromosome 6, HSymV2.1, whole genome shotgun sequence contains the following coding sequences:
- the LOC130647499 gene encoding uncharacterized protein LOC130647499 has protein sequence MFDGTCGEDNELKDSFIASRGRFQKFMKRNHLSCRRRTTMAQKDPVQLINKLVAFVIHIRRLNMKGEFNPSNIIPMDETPVWADMVSSTTVNKTGQKDVMLKTTGHEKVCVTVCLAAKGDGIKLKPYIVFSGAKRESAALNEEFKTKCIVASSGNGWIFKELTLLSYKSGKTDVRFARYKCF, from the exons ATGTTTGACGGGACATGTGGAGAAGATAATGAATTGAAAGATTCATTTATTGCAAGTCGTGGAAGGTTTCAGAAATTTATGAAAAGGAATCATCTCTCGTGCAG ACGGCGAACAACAATGGCCCAAAAAGACCCAGTGCAACTTATCAATAAGTTGGTAGCGTTCGTCATCCATATCCGTCGATTGAATATGAAAGGTGAATTTAACCCTTCCAATATCATACCCATGGATGAAACACCAGTTTGGGCAGATATGGTAAGCAGTACTACAGTCAACAAAACTGGTCAAAAAGATGTTATGCTCAAAACAACTGGTCATGAAAAGGTTTGCGTTACTGTCTGCCTAGCTGCCAAAGGAGACGGTATTAAATTGAAACCATATATTGTTTTTTCCGGAGCTAAACGAGAGTCAGCTGCATTAAATGAAGAGTTCAAAACAAAATGTATCGTTGCATCATCAGGCAATGGTTGGATTTTCAAGGAACTTACGCTACTAAGTTATAAAAGTGGGAAAACTGATGTTAGATTTGCCCGCTACAAATGCTTCTAG
- the LOC130647498 gene encoding isovaleryl-CoA dehydrogenase, mitochondrial-like: MFLVRHCEKKLVSVCKQNRLLSTTSKCLAAGINDKLYGLTEDQQNFRQTVFDFCQKELAPHADKIDKDNGWDDLREFWKKVGHMGLHGITVPEKDGGLGLGYFEHVIAMEEISRAAGGIALSYGAHSNLCINQIARNGNEKQKQKYLPKLISGEHFGSLAMSDAESGSDVVSMKIRADKDGDHYVLNGHKFWITNGPDADVLVVYAKTDRDAKPEHGVTTFLVERGMEGFSTMPKLDKLGMRGSNTCELVFDNCKVPVENIMGEVNKGIYVLFSGLDLERLVLAGGPLGLMQATIDHAFPYVHMRRQFNKPVGHFQLMQGKIADMYVDLSASRSYVYTVAKAVDNGHFSSKDCAGCILYTAEKATQVALQGIQCLGGNGYINDYPLGRFLRDAKLYEIGAGTSEIRRWLIGRRLNEEYQA, encoded by the exons ATGTTTCTTGTTCGACACTGTGAGAAAAAGTTAGTAAGTGTATGCAAACAAAATAGACTACTTTCAACAACTTCTAAATGTTTAGCAGCAGGGATTAATGATAAATTGTATGGACTTACAGAAGACCAGCAAAATTTTCGGCAAACAGTCTTTGACTTTTGTCAAAAGGAACTTGCTCCACATGCAGACAAGATTGATAAAGATAATGGTTGGGACGATTTAAg GGAGTTTTGGAAGAAAGTTGGGCATATGGGACTGCACGGAATAACTGTTCCTGAGAAAGATGGTGGATTGGGCTTGGGGTACTTTGAGCATGTTATTGCTATGGAAGAAATCAGTAGAGCGGCTGGTGGTATTGCTTTAAGTTATGGTGCTCATTCCAATCTTTGCATTAACCAGATTGCTAGAAACGGtaacgaaaaacaaaaacagaaatatttGCCAAAACTAATAAGTGGTGAACATTTTGGTTCGTTAGCCATGAGCGATGCTGAGTCAGGTTCTGATGTCGTCTCCATGAAAATTCGCGCTGATAAAGATGGTGACCATTATGTATTGAACGGTCATAAATTCTGGATCACTAATGGACCGGATGCCGACGTGTTAGTTGTTTATGCAAAAACAGACCGAGACGCGAAGCCCGAACATGGAGTGACGACGTTTCTAGTTGAACGCGGTATGGAAGGCTTCTCCACCATGCCGAAACTTGATAAACTTGGCATGAGAGGATCAAACACGTGTGAACTAGTATTCGATAACTGTAAGGTTCCTGTTGAAAATATAATGGGAGAAGTAAACAAAGGGATCTATGTTTTGTTTAGTGGTCTAGATTTGGAACGTTTAGTTTTAGCAGGTGGTCCACTTGGATTAATGCAAGCGACAATCGATCATGCTTTTCCTTACGTACATATGCGAAGGCAGTTTAATAAGCCTGTAGGTCACTTTCAGTTAATGCAAGGAAAGATTGCGGATATGTATGTTGATTTATCCGCTTCCCGTAGTTACGTATACACAGTCGCCAAAGCAGTTGACAATGGACATTTCAGTAGCAAAGACTGTGCAGGATGTATCTTATATACTGCAGAAAAAGCCACGCAGGTTGCCTTGCAAGGCATTCAGTGTTTGGGTGGTAATGGTTATATCAACGATTACCCTTTAGGTAGATTTTTACGTGATGCGAAGTTGTACGAGATTGGTGCGGGAACGAGCGAAATAAGACGGTGGTTGATTGGACGTAGATTGAATGAGGAATATCAAGcttag
- the LOC130647496 gene encoding structural maintenance of chromosomes flexible hinge domain-containing protein 1-like, with product MASEVVHKMTSNGSGNHFKQNFVYVFDRRTGDKPGLKLEFSDFTTYEALLTNLKLKFKIGEDESFAVVNTERVPINSDETLDKVVENGNTLYILTSLDQELSAPVREHVQFLPHYDTLTKSGMYEYYASEGQDPLPFAFAELIDNALYATANNSGPRRIEIRLMFDDTTNRNSVCILDNGRGMTSKDLNEWAIYRLSKFNRRWRNKQFIEKNKDDVEEMPRSLNSDISYFGVGGKQAIFFIGNATRMISKSRQSKDVHEMILSKDDFESKERNKEAIYTGSIYNRRVGDACHVNTDDENLRKLILEEGEHDSFTNVFITGVKPSHVAYMKSHFEIWCTELAHIYHYYLHGPYGNVKQPGNGNTSNFQKIDLQVSLFERGKPPKHISLKDVDDDVQTLYIRSAASTFDFKAHVNGAQVEGQLRYHPFLYDKETYPTAADVGAPDSIGDEDMIIEDSRAPRGNIPIFECFWNGRLIPYTNIKSLEWCENPRKRTALPIECYNRFSGVLWTNDSFQVSTNKLTFIDLETKLREKDTLYNRVILGQEQRLQISKAFFDWIKNSHETFDKQIRFFGLKGQTKRSDLSARKNQDLWTLFSGIEWHGKTFQEGKLVRTFKTNPVIIGTIKQFLLHGEYESDEVYGTGGEVEIIQEPTSLYGQKRIFPLAKLDLLFNQNEAADFISKEELKLPSKLVIDWPEGNELKTNSDVPAGSTIGAMKVDIKNGKGESIHKIPGDRGKRLLVELKVVWHSEKSGNKVIIQHTCQHGGKSWPYWFRKMENTVNLGKHTLSLNVVLADSSILSSSKSLPKEIIKFNVIEGSPFKFVIAQIEAPLRIGVPFQILLKLVDYYGNTTKPGKDRETPTLASNGDITYSHSGFSIRGSLLAIKDVVAHGSLGSSSGKDFNMKIVIPDLDENTQTTKLRFLPGLPAKLDVKPLNEVIKIENGGTINMAVEIKDIAGNITFQPRLNVVCKLTGSPGLPSFMVDCSSTGKGSLISPKIDIEKIRENVVIEAKIDLQHCKSVDPVVRTVHVSPSTRPARFQLFYLPHDSGTPLRIQNDEELCCKAGNLITGITYRMLDEGNRLINIDTSISSKIKVNWAAKLSKDQLKLGNLPDIKTPTSTDETKYCQILYNGVKSVNLSFIVRTIPNNAQILSCSCSENKILPNEKAERIVELNITDKHGNSLDISNVDLSKFEVSGDGLGVSSLPKVLSKDGKLLMNVQFDDITPGFREINVKYGALETYQRLEIKSGPATNIKLVNFDNTEPITLFNGRAWSNPITMQLIDAQGYSCNESNIRVVLGKDGNIKLTPANLTTKRTDNKGQVTFKDFTVSTPACQGMFELVPKAIIGKNTVTGPTITFEVQPDPFKPISVEMEFNGTAVQAGGALPVIESYVVAEDKSPMSNVKAREMVLKLVPHNTSQLRKEFTYLPSKTIELDKVNHFYFRNVTAPEKIGRYSLTVQYVGKGGATAVLQANPIIVDILASDPLYLVPLNNLPTPTVSNVNKLSSRTLLKNVTLHLLDAYKNKSGENWSGEVIVAVRREGKTPLLNNNQTTVKFPVVKGECMIDLLTVPANAEGRNGQEYVLKFNFELDSKQRHNVAPYNLPFVFFNDAQKHLQMSQLVKERDSLVQNITTYKTFFSTTRQLTQEMKVAVDEAAKQEMKLRSEVFAALQSKITNKLDTVEKIDRFFIELNNCKNEINRKPRRECKLQPARRDPLVLGKVAHLAEVKDDDVARVLSWHMAGDMDCIVTMTTEKAQQIYKESRGNLQVLPLDSIYKKNITDVSRPLPHQRIRNNTWTPTGNPIYARNLLSFKADAQCCNTVFGMLLGDLIIMDDLESANNYRLHVVKAVYCPTILTRSGDRLRSNGKFGGLSNKAPVLERLHGAVFAAPLNTEVNRIEKCLDLLQGLKAAVENHAKASEELAYQIRDGESQEMQSKRVECDESEKQLKEIERRLGMTPSRFESDGILTTKSGVSSKLESPDTRRASKRPTGVSTPTISPSKKIKQSPKSTPRTRRSK from the exons aaatttaaaattggTGAGGATGAGAGTTTTGCTGTAGTGAATACTGAAAGAGTGCCCATAAACAGTGATGAAACACTTG ATAAGGTTGTGGAAAATGGCAATACTTTATATATACTTACATCTCTTGATCAAGAACTCTCTGCTCCAGTTCGAGAACATGTCCAATTTCTTCCACATTATGATACCCTTACAAAAAGTGGAATGTATGAATACTATGCAAGTGAGGGACAAGATCCATTGC CCTTTGCATTTGCTGAACTTATTGATAATGCATTGTATGCAACAGCTAACAATTCAGGCCCAAGGAGAATTGAGATAAGACTG ATGTTTGACGATACAACTAATCGAAATTCTGTTTGCATTTTGGACAATGGTAGAGGAATGACATCTAAAGACCTGAATGAATGGGCGATATACAGACTTTCAAAGTTTAACCGACGCTGGAGAAATAA ACAATTCATTGAAAAGAACAAGGATGATGTTGAAGAAATGCCACGATCATTGAATAGTGATATAAGTTATTTTGGTGTTGGAGGAAAGCAAGCTATTTTTTTTATAGGGAATGCTACAAGA aTGATTAGTAAAAGTAGGCAGTCAAAAGATGTGCATGAAATGATTTTGTCAAAAGATGATTTTGAATCAAAAGAACGAAATAAAGAAGCGATTTATACTGGAAGTATCTACAACAGAAGG GTTGGTGATGCTTGCCATGTGAATACCGATGACGAGAACTTGCGAAAATTGATATTAGAAGAAGGAGAACATGAtagttttacaaatgtttttataactggTGTTAAACCATCTCATGTTGCGTACATGAAAAGTCATTTTGAAATATGGTGCACAGAATTAGC tcACATCTATCATTACTATCTTCATGGTCCCTATGGTAACGTGAAGCAGCCTGGCAATGGCAACAcctcaaattttcaaaaaatagacCTACAA GTTTCTCTATTTGAGCGTGGAAAACCACCCAAACATATTTCCTTAAAAGACGTTGATGATGATGTGCAAACTTTATATATTCGGTCTGCTGCTTCAACATTTGATTTTAAAGCGCATGTTAATGGTGCTCAAGTGGAAGGACAACTACGATATCACCCTTTTTTATATGATAAGGAAACATATCCCACTGCTGCAGATGTTG GTGCTCCTGACAGCATTGGTGATGAGGATATGATTATTGAAGATAGCCGTGCACCACGTGGAAACATACcaatttttgaatgtttttggaATGGTAGATTGATACCGTATACAAATATCAAAAG tcttGAGTGGTGTGAAAATCCTAGAAAGAGAACAGCACTACCTATTGAATGTTACAACAG ATTTTCTGGAGTTTTGTGGACAAATGATTCATTTCAAGTGAGCACAAACAAGTTGACGTTTATAGACCTTGAGACGAAACTACGAGAGAAAGACACTCTCTATAACAGAGTCATCTTAGGCCAG GAGCAACGTTTACAGATTTCGAAAGCCTTTTTTGACTGGATCAAGAATTCCCATGAAACTTTTGATAAACAA atacGTTTTTTTGGTTTAAAAGGCCAGACTAAACGCAGTGACCTCTCTGCTAGAAAAAATCAAGACTTATGGACATTATTCTCTGGTATTGAATGGCACGGTAAAACATTTCAAGAGGGAAAACTG GTACGAACATTTAAAACCAATCCAGTCATAATTGGAAcaattaaacaatttttattacATGGCGAATACGAGTCAGATGAAGTGTATGGCACAGGAGGAGAAGTTGAAATTATTCAG GAACCAACATCCTTGTATGgacaaaaaagaatatttccACTGGCTAAGTTGGATTTATTGTTCAATCAAAATGAAGCAGCTGACTTTATCAGTAAAGAAGAGTTAAA ACTACCATCAAAGCTGGTCATTGATTGGCCTGAAGGTAATGAACTGAAAACAAATTCTGATGTACCTGCTGGCTCCACTATAG GTGCCATGAAGGTTGATATTAAGAATGGTAAAGGCGAATCCATTCATAAAATACCAGGTGACAGAGGAAAGCGTTTGCTGGTAGAATTAAAAGTTGTTTGGCATT CTGAAAAGAGTGGAAACAAAGTTATTATACAACATACATGTCAACACGGTGGAAAGAGCTGGCCATACTGGTTTCGCAAAATGG AGAACACAGTCAATCTTGGAAAGCACACCTTATCATTAAATGTTGTTCTTGCTGACTCATCAATTTTATCATCCTCAAAGTCATTACCCAAGGAGATTATCAAGTTTAATGTAATAG AGGGTTCTCCTTTTAAGTTTGTTATTGCGCAAATTGAAGCACCTTTACGTATTGGAGTTCCATTTCAG attCTGTTAAAACTAGTCGATTATTATGGTAACACAACAAAACCTGGTAAAGACAGAGAAACTCCAACCCTAGCATCaaa TGGTGACATAACATATTCTCACTCTGGCTTTTCAATAAGAGGCTCGCTGTTGGCCATAAAAGACGTAGTTGCCCATGGTTCACTCGGCTCTAGTAGTGGAAAG gATTTTAACATGAAAATAGTTATACCGGATTTAGATGAAAATACACAAACTACAAAATTACGTTTTCTTCCAG GCTTACCAGCAAAGTTGGATGTAAAGCCTCTTAATGAAGTGATTAAAATAGAAAATGGTGGCACTATCAATATGGCTGTCGAAATTAAAGATATTGCTGGAAATATTACATTTCAACCTAGATTAAATGTGGTTTGCAAG CTAACTGGATCACCTGGTCTTCCTTCTTTTATGGTGGATTGTAGTTCTACTGGGAAAGGTTCTTTAATCAGTCCGAAAATTGACATAGAAAAGATCCGTGAAAATGTTGTGATTGAAGCAAAGATTGATTTGCAA CACTGCAAATCAGTTGATCCAGTTGTTAGGACGGTTCATGTAAGTCCAAGTACTCGCCCTGCTCGCTTTCAACTGTTCTACTTGCCTCATGACTCAGGTACACCATTGCGGATACAAAACGACGAAGAGTTATGTTGCAAAGCAGGAAACCTAATTACTGGAATCA CATACAGAATGTTGGATGAAGGAAATAGATTGATCAACATTGACACAAGCATTTCTTCAAAAATCAAA GTCAACTGGGCTGCCAAACTATCTAAGGATCAACTGAAGCTTGGAAATTTACCTGATATCAAAACACCTACGAGCACTGATGAAACGAAATACTGTCAAATCTTATACAATGGTGTGAAGTCTGTCAATTTGTCTTTTATTGTCAG AACAATTCCAAATAATGCTCAAATATTGTCATGTTCCTGttcagaaaacaaaattttgccaAATGAGAAAGCTGAAAGAATCGTTGAACTTAATATCACAGACAAACATGGAAATTCGCTTGATATA TCAAATGTCGACTTATCAAAGTTTGAAGTCAGTGGAGATGGATTAGGTGTTTCATCTCTACCCAAAGTGTTATCTAag GATGGAAAACTTCTTATGAATGTGCAATTTGATGACATTACTCCTGGATTTCGTGAGATAAATGTCAAATATGGAGCGCTTGAAACCTACCAACGGCTAGAAATTAAATCAGGGCCAGCAACAAACATTAAACTGGTGAATTTTGATAATACTGAG CCTATAACCTTATTTAATGGTCGTGCATGGAGTAATCCTATCACAATGCAGCTAATAGATGCTCAGGGTTATTCTTGTAATGAATCAAATATTCGTGTCGTTCTTGGTAAAGATGGAAATATAAAG CTTACTCCAGCCAATCTAACCACAAAACGAACAGACAACAAAGGACAAGTAACTTTCAAAGATTTCACTGTGTCTACACCAGCGTGTCAAGGGATGTTTGAGTTGGTCCCGAAAGCTATTATTGGAAAAAACACTGTGACTGGTCCGACGATCACTTTTGAAGTCCAACCTGACCCATTCAAACCTATATCTGTTGAAATGGAATTCAATGGTACAGCTGTCCAAGCTGGTGGAGCACTGCCAG TAATTGAATCATATGTGGTAGCTGAAGACAAAAGTCCTATGTCGAATGTTAAAGCGAGGGAGATGGTGCTAAAACTGGTTCCTCATAATACAAGCCAGCTTAGAAAG GAATTCACATACCTACCATCCAAAACCATTGAACTAGACAAAgttaatcatttttattttag AAATGTCACAGCTCCTGAAAAAATAGGTCGCTACTCTTTGACAGTGCAATATGTTGGCAAGGGCGGTGCCACAGCCGTTCTTCAGGCTAATCCG atTATAGTGGACATATTAGCAAGTGATCCGTTGTATTTGGTGCCATTGAACAATCTCCCGACACCAACTGTTTCAAACGTAAATAAACTTTCAAGTCGAACGCTGCTGAAGAATGTTACATTGCATTTAttg GATgcgtataaaaataaatctggCGAAAATTGGTCTGGTGAAGTTATCGTTGCTGTCAGAAGAGAAGGGAAGACGCCGTTGTTAAACAATAATCAAACTACAGTAAAGTTTCCTGTAGTGAAAGGAGAATGTATGATAGACCTTTTGACAGTTCCAGCGAATGCAGAAGGACGTAACGGACAAGAATATGTTCTAAAATTCAACTTTGAGTTGGATAGCAAACAAAGACATAACGTGGCACCGTATAATcttccttttgttttttttaatg ACGCACAGAAACACCTACAGATGTCTCAGCTAGTTAAAGAGAGAGATTCGTTAGTCCAAAACATCACgacatacaaaacatttttttccacTACTAGACAACTAACGCAGGAAATGAAAG ttgcAGTTGATGAGGCAGCTAAACAAGAAATGAAATTGCGATCAGAGGTTTTTGCAGCACTGCAAAGCAAAATAACGAATAAGTTAGATACG GTGGAAAAGATAGATCGTTTTTTTATCGAGCTAAATAATTGCAAGAACGAAATAAATCGCAAACCTCGCCGCGAGTGCAAACTTCAGCCAGCACGGCGTGACCCACTTGTGTTGGGAAAAGTAGCTCACCTAGCAGAGGTAAAAGATGATGATGTCGCGAGGGTATTGTCATGGCATATGGCGGGCGACATGGATTGTATAGTTACCATGACGACTGAGAAG GCTCAACAAATTTATAAGGAATCGCGAGGGAATTTACAAGTGTTGCCATTGGACTCaatttataagaaaaatatcacaGACGTTTCTAG ACCGTTACCACATCAAAGAATTCGTAACAATACTTGGACGCCAACTGGAAATCCAATCTATGCAAGAAATTTGTTGTCTTTTAAAGCTGATGCACAGTGTTGCAATACAG TGTTTGGAATGCTGCTTGGTGATCTGATTATTATGGATGATCTTGAATCGGCAAATAACTATCGCCTTCAT GTAGTAAAAGCTGTATATTGTCCTACTATTCTGACAAGAAGTGGTGATAGACTGCGTAGTAATG GAAAATTTGGCGGCTTATCCAACAAAGCGCCTGTTCTCGAGAGACTTCACGGAGCTGTTTTTGCTGCACCGCTGAACACTGAGGTGAATCGTATTGAGAAGTGTCTAG atttgctTCAGGGTTTAAAAGCTGCTGTGGAAAACCACGCAAAAGCAAGCGAAGAGCTCGCG tACCAAATCAGAGATGGAGAATCTCAAGAAATGCAATCCAAGCGTGTAGAATGTGATGAATCTGAAAAGCAACTCAAAGAAATTGAACGACGCCTTGGTATGACGCCGTCAAGATTTGAATCCGACGGCATTCTGACGACGAAGAGTGGGGTGTCGTCAAAGTTGGAGTCACCTGATACGCGGCGCGCCTCTAAAAGGCCTACAGGCGTATCTACGCCCACTATAAGCCCGTCGAAAAAAATCAAACAGTCGCCCAAATCTACCCCCAGAACACGACGAAGCAAATAA
- the LOC130647497 gene encoding SET domain-containing protein 4-like produces the protein MKDNMGRTARKRRRKGQRSLTCHKNTYETSLFKWALENGLMLRGVTWSSFENTGRGLKATKYFYENDTIISIPRTLLLTFDDVWSTKIKHAMTVLSSKHERLTAKSAFSLFLVLEKYKGHASKYWSYMNSLPSFYTTPSYIPTREAAKMPEFVRDNIKEHKKSILHQFNNIQTVLFMITQKLKITKEDVCWAWNTINTRSIYFHPRNLRCSTHINASEIDFALAPVLDLLNHDSLAKIDATFNVKKESYEIKTFDTYKPNDQIFINYGPHSNRTLFSEYGFFIPNNSHTFIPIALEKVTQYFGAGTGIETYRTSSILKKIGVNTNKLGITKTGFDWSFIMTAHVLQCDINTEVDYLSPCTKHCPVTPACVSLLKDMICDHGVKISEMVSCTSSAASVVRGLIKSEITLMDIIVKNIQDGKCLLE, from the exons ATGAAAGATAACATGGGAAGAACTGCGAGAAAGCGTCGAAGAAAAGGCCAAAGAAGTTTAACCTGCCATAAAAATACATACGAAACATCTCTATTCAAATGGGCACTTGAGAATGGATTGATGTTACGTGGAGTTACGTGGAGTAGCTTTGAGAATACTGGCAGAGGTTTGAaagctacaaaatatttttatgaaaatgacaCGATTATTTCGATTCCCCGCACTTTGCTGTTAACTTTTGACGATGTCTGGTCTACTAAAATAAAACATGCAATGACTGTATTATCCAGTAAACATGAAAGACTGACAGCAAAGTcggctttttctttgtttttagtcCTTGAAAAATATAAAGGACATGCCTCCAAGTATTGGTCATATATGAACTCTCTTccttctttttatacaacaccaTCCTATATACCAACTCGCGAAGCTGCTAAGATGCCAGAATTTGTTCGTGATAATATAAAGGAACATAAGAAATCGATTCTACACCAATTTAATAACATACAGACAGTGTTGTTTATGATtactcaaaaattaaaaataacgaaAGAAGATGTTTGTTGGGCATGGAATACAATTAATACTCGATCAATTTATTTTCATCCAAGAAATCTAAGATGTTCAACACACATCAATGCTTCAGAGATTGATTTCGCTCTTGCACCAGTACTGGATTTGTTGAATCACGACTCTTTAGCAAAA ATTGATGCTACTTTTAATGTAAAAAAGGAAtcttatgaaataaaaacattcgatACATACAAGCCAAATGATCAAATATTCATAAATTATGGTCCTCATAGCAATAGAACACTTTTTTCAGAATATGGATTTTTTATACCAAATAATTCACACACTTTTATACCAATTGCACTCGAGAAAGTGACTCAGTATTTTGGTGCTGGTACTGGTATTGAAACATATAGGACTTCTTCTATACTTAAAAAAATCGGAGTGAACACAAATAAACTTGGTATAACTAAAACTGGGTTTGATTGGAGTTTTATCATGACAGCTCATGTATTGCAATGCGACATCAACACTGAAGTAGACTATCTTAGCCCTTGTACGAAACATTGTCCTGTGACTCCAGCCTGTGTAAGTCTGTTAAAAGACATGATATGTGACCACGGTGTTAAAATTTCAGAAATGGTTTCTTGTACTTCAAGCGCTGCCAGTGTGGTAAGAGGTTTGATAAAGTCAGAGATAACATTGATGGatataattgtaaaaaatatacaagATGGAAAATGTTTATTAGAGTAA